In Sesamum indicum cultivar Zhongzhi No. 13 unplaced genomic scaffold, S_indicum_v1.0 scaffold00155, whole genome shotgun sequence, the DNA window CATATAACACATGAACAATCTGATCAATGGCAATTAGGCGCCGCTGTTTACCAAAAATTGTTTGGTACGAGATACCTAATTGTGTTCGATGACATATGGGATCAGAGATGTTGGGAAGAGGTGAGAAACTATTTTCCAGACAATAGTAATGGAAGTCGGATCATCATAACAACTAGGCTAGAACAAGTAGCTGAATACGCCCGACTCGGAGAATGGCATTTTAAAAAGAGGTTCCTGAATCAACAAGAAAGTTGGCTTCTTTTTTGCGATAAGGTGTTTGGTGGAGACCATTCATCATGCCCTCCTGAACTTGAGAAAGCTGGAAGGAAGATTGTCAAGAAGTGTGAAGGACTTCCTCTCACAATCATTGCAGTTGCCAGACACCTACACGATGCCGAGAAGACGCCAGAGTACTGGAAGCAGGCAGCCAAGAAAGTGCATACAGCCATCATCGGTGCAGACAAGGAAGCATCAGAGGTACTATATAAGAGCTACAAGTATTTACCACAATACCTGAAACCATTTTTTCTCTATATGGGAGTTTTCCCTCATGACTCAGACATCACTGCCTCCAAGCTCACCAACCTATGGTGTGCTGAGGGATTTGTTCAACCATATTGGATCCAAACATCTTTAGAAGATTCTGCCATGAAATCTCTTAAGAAGCTTGTGTCCTCAAATGTCATTAAAGTCCGTGAGCACGCCTCCTCTGGTGGAATTAAAACGTGCAACGTCTATCCTGCTTTTTGGCATATATGTATGAGAGAAGCTGGGGAGCATAAGTTTTTTCATGTCATTGATAGTATTGCTAATCAAGGTATAGAAAGCCAGCGTCGACTATGCATTCATAACAACGCTGTATTTGGTATAAAAAATGTGCGCAAGTCAACGACATCCGCTCCATATGTGCGTTCGCTCCTCTGCACTGGTCCACACCATCAGTATCCAATACCAATGTATTTGGATTTTAGTTTGTTGAGAGTACTGGATGCACTTACTATCCGCTTCTATGGTTTCCCGAGTGGAGTAGTGAAATTAGTTCAGTTAAGATACCTGGCCATCACTTATAATGGGATGCTCCCTGATTCCATATCCAAACTCCGGGATCTTCAGTACTTGATTGTCCATCAATATCTAAGCATCATATATTATGGCAATAGTCGGTCGTATTTGCCCATGGAGGTCTGGACTATGCAAGAATTGAGGCATCTCGAGGTTATGGGAAGCGACATGCCAGATCCTAGTTCTGAGGATGTCCTCTTACCGAACCTCTCAACACTTTCAGGTATTAGCATTCGCAGTTGCACCAAAGAGGTTATTAAAAGAATCCCGAATCTGAAGAGATTAGGAATTCGAATTGAAGTGCCANNNNNNNNNNTGCTGAACctttaatttgcttttatgATCTTGTCTATCTCATTAAACTTAAATCACTCAAATGTTCCGCAGTGAATCCTAATCTCAAGTTGCAGGGTCTTGGCCCCAAGCCTCCTGCTCCATTTTTCCCAGTGTTTCTTAGAAAGTTAACACTCGGTGGACTTGGACTTCCTTGGGAAGAAATGAATCTTATTGCTTGTTTGCCGAATCTTGAGGTGCTTAAACTACGATGCTACGCCTTTCGAGGGCCGGAATGGGAAACTTTTGAGGGGGGATTCTTGAAACTTAGAGTTCTTCTAATTGAAGACACTGACTTGGAATACTGGAGAGTTGGTTGTTTTGATTTCCCATGTCTTCAGCGCTTACTCATTCACCACTGCTACAAATTGAAAGAGATCCCTCGAAGCATTGAAGAAAATTCCAGCCTTGAAATGATAGAGATAGTTGATGGCACCCCTTCTCTTGTGGCTTCAGCAAAGCAAATACAACACGCCTGGGGATTTGCTGGTCTGGAAGTTTGTGTGAAGAGCTCTCtggaggagaatggcaaaGGCAAGTAGTCAGAGTAGGTTCAAAGGCAAGTCAAAATCGGACTTGCAAACTTTATTCATCTTCTACTTTGTAACAG includes these proteins:
- the LOC105179365 gene encoding probable disease resistance RPP8-like protein 2 — its product is MGVFPHDSDITASKLTNLWCAEGFVQPYWIQTSLEDSAMKSLKKLVSSNVIKVREHASSGGIKTCNVYPAFWHICMREAGEHKFFHVIDSIANQGIESQRRLCIHNNAVFGIKNVRKSTTSAPYVRSLLCTGPHHQYPIPMYLDFSLLRVLDALTIRFYGFPSGVVKLVQLRYLAITYNGMLPDSISKLRDLQYLIVHQYLSIIYYGNSRSYLPMEVWTMQELRHLEVMGSDMPDPSSEDVLLPNLSTLSGSWPQASCSIFPSVS